GGAACGGGCGAATCTCGAGAAGAACCTGATCGGCATCAAAGAGCTGAACACCCTCCCGGGCGCGATCTTCATCGTCGACCCCCGGAAGGAGCACATCGCGGTAGCCGAGGCGAGGAGACTCTCGATCCCTATCGTCGCCGTGGTCGATACCAATTGCGACCCCGATGAAGTGGACTACGTGATCCCCGGCAACGACGACGCCATCCGCGCCATCAAGCTCATCTCGTCCAAGATGGCGAATGCGATCGTCGAGGGCAGGGGCGCGCTCGAAAAGACGATGGAGCAGGCTGCCGAGAAGGCCCGGATAGAGGAGAAGGCTGCACAGGCCGAGGTCAAAGAGGAGGTTGCAGGATGACAGTAACAGCGGAAATGGTCAAGGAGCTGCGCGAGAAGACCGGCGCCGGTCTGATGGACTGCAAGCGCGTCCTTGCCGAGAGCAAGGGAGATATGGAAAAGGCGGTCGACCTGCTGAGGCAGAAGGGCCTCGCAACCGCGGCAAAGAAGTCGGGCAGGGCCGCTTCGCAGGGGCTCATCGGCTCGTATATCCACATGGATAAGCTCGGTGTCATGGTCGAGGTCAATTGCGAAACCGACTTTGTGGCCCGGACCGACGACTTCCGGGAGCTGGTGCGCGATGTCGCCATGCATATTGCCGCCGCAAACCCCACGTATGTCTCGAGGGAGCAGGTCCCCCAGGACGTGCTCGAGCGCGAGAAGGAGATATACCGCGCCCAGGTTACCAATAAGCCGCCCCAGGTGGTCGAGAAGATCATCGAGGGCAAGCTCGAGAAGTTCTACAGCGATACCTGCCTCCTGGAGCAGGTCTTCATAAAAGACCCCGAAGGCAAGAAGAAGATAAAGGACCTCATCACCGAAAAGATCGCGAAGATCGGCGAGAATATCGTCGTGAGGCGGTTCGCCCGGTTCCAGCTGGGCGAAGGCCTCGAAAAGAGCGGAAGCTGTGAGATCTAAGAGAGAGAAAGCGGCTCAGGAGCCCCCGAAGCGCCCGTCCCGGCAGGCGCTCCGGGGCGCCTATAAACGCATCCTGCTGAAGGTGAGCGGCGAGGCGCTCATGGGCGACAAGGGGTACGGCATCGATCCCTCCACCGTGCAGTTCATGGCCGCGGAGATAAAGAAGGTCGCCGATATGGGGGTGCAGACCGCCATCGTGATCGGCGGCGGCAATATCTTTCGCGGGGTCGAGGCATCGGTGAAGGGCATGGAGCGGGCTTCCGCCGATTACATGGGCATGCTCGCGACCGTGATCAACGCCCTCGCCCTCCAGAACGCACTGGAGCGGCTCGGTCTCCAGACGCGCGTCCAGTCCGCCATAGAGATGCGGGAGCTTGCGGAGCCCTACATCAGGCGCAGGGCGGTCCGCCATCTCGAAAAAGGCAGGGTCGTCATCTTTGCCGCCGGAACGGGAAACCCCTATTTTACCACCGACACCGCGGCCGCGCTCCGGGCGATCGAGGTCGGGGCCGACGTCATCCTCAAAGGGACCAAGGTCGACGGCGTCTATACCGCAGACCCGGTGAAGGACCCGGGCGCAAAGAAATACGACACCATATCCTATATCGACGTGCTCAAGAACAATCTCAGGGTGATGGATTCCACGGCGATAACGCTCTGCATGGAGAACAATCTCCCCATCATTGTATTTAGCATTAAAAAGCCCGATAATATAAAAAGTCTTGTCAAAGGGAAGAGGATAGGCACGCTGGTAAGTAAGGCAAGTGAAAAGTAGGAAGCTATTACTTGGCATGCAAGGCGAGGGTGGACCATGCAGGAGCTGAAGAAGAAGACGAACGATAAGATGAACGGAGCCGTTGAGTCGCTCAAGAAGGATATTGTCTCCATACGGACCGGGCGGGCGTCGCTGGGGCTGCTCGACGGCATATCGGTGGACTACTACGGTACCGTAACCCCGCTGAGCCAGGTGGCGACGCTCGGGCTGCCCGACGCCCGGCAGATCACGATCCAGCCCTGGGAGCAGCGGCTGATCCCCGAGATCGAAAAAGCGATCCTGAAATCCGATCTCGGTCTGACGCCGGGCAACGACGGGAAAGTCATACGGCTCACGATCCCCCCGCTCACCGAGGAGCGGAGAAAACAGCTGGTCAAAGTGGTCAAGAAGCGGGGCGAAGAGGCGAAGATCGCGGTGCGTAATATCAGGAGAGACATCATCGACGAGCTCAAGAAGTCGGAGAAGGAAAAGCACATCAGCGAGGACGACGTGAAGCGCGTGCAGGAGGAGATACAGAAGATCACCGACTCGTTCATAGCGAAGATCGACGACGTTCTTCATCATAAGGAAAAAGAGATCATGGAGGTCTAGAATGGCAACGAACAGCAATTTCATGCTCAAGGTGACCGACGCAAAGCTGCCCGATATCCAGAAAGCGCTGGAGCAGGCGGGAATCAAGGTCAGAAGTATTGCGGAGGTCTTCAAGGAAGAGGCCGCTCCCGAAAAGGCGCAGGGGTAACATCGCTCGCCGCGAGCGGTAACAAAGAGAGAACGTGATTTCCCCGGGCTGTGTTCGGGCCTGTCCGGGAAGGAGGAGCTATGCCGCAGAAACCAAAAGGAAAGACACCGACGAAAGCGAAGACAAAGGCGACGGGCAAGCCGGCGGCAAAGTCGAGCGCAAAACCGAAAGCGGCTGCAAAAGCCCCTGTAAAGGCAGCTGCAAAAACAAAAGTAAAAGTAAAAGAGAAGCCGGCAAAGGCTGTCGATACAGCAGCGAAGAAGGTCGCCCCTCCCGCCGAGGATGAGAATACGAGAAAAGCGCGTCTCAGGAAGGTGCTGATCCAGAAGCGCGAGGAGATCATCAAAGAGGCGAAGGACGAGATCAAGAAATTCAAATCCGGCGAGCGGCGGCAGCTCGTCGAGACGGTGATGGATGACGGCGATATGTCCGTCGTCGACCTCTCCGAGGATATCAGCCTGAGGCAGCTCAGCTCCCACCGTGAAACGCTGATCAAGATAGACGCCGCGCTCAGGAAGCTCGAGGAAGGGACCTACGGCATCTGCGAAGAGTGCGGCGACGAGATCAGCGAAGAGCGGCTGAAGATCATGCCCTTCGCCATCTACTGCCGGGACG
This is a stretch of genomic DNA from Nitrospirota bacterium. It encodes these proteins:
- a CDS encoding TraR/DksA C4-type zinc finger protein, which encodes MPQKPKGKTPTKAKTKATGKPAAKSSAKPKAAAKAPVKAAAKTKVKVKEKPAKAVDTAAKKVAPPAEDENTRKARLRKVLIQKREEIIKEAKDEIKKFKSGERRQLVETVMDDGDMSVVDLSEDISLRQLSSHRETLIKIDAALRKLEEGTYGICEECGDEISEERLKIMPFAIYCRDDQERREMIERLEREES
- the pyrH gene encoding UMP kinase, whose amino-acid sequence is MLLKVSGEALMGDKGYGIDPSTVQFMAAEIKKVADMGVQTAIVIGGGNIFRGVEASVKGMERASADYMGMLATVINALALQNALERLGLQTRVQSAIEMRELAEPYIRRRAVRHLEKGRVVIFAAGTGNPYFTTDTAAALRAIEVGADVILKGTKVDGVYTADPVKDPGAKKYDTISYIDVLKNNLRVMDSTAITLCMENNLPIIVFSIKKPDNIKSLVKGKRIGTLVSKASEK
- the tsf gene encoding translation elongation factor Ts, encoding MTVTAEMVKELREKTGAGLMDCKRVLAESKGDMEKAVDLLRQKGLATAAKKSGRAASQGLIGSYIHMDKLGVMVEVNCETDFVARTDDFRELVRDVAMHIAAANPTYVSREQVPQDVLEREKEIYRAQVTNKPPQVVEKIIEGKLEKFYSDTCLLEQVFIKDPEGKKKIKDLITEKIAKIGENIVVRRFARFQLGEGLEKSGSCEI
- the frr gene encoding ribosome recycling factor, yielding MQELKKKTNDKMNGAVESLKKDIVSIRTGRASLGLLDGISVDYYGTVTPLSQVATLGLPDARQITIQPWEQRLIPEIEKAILKSDLGLTPGNDGKVIRLTIPPLTEERRKQLVKVVKKRGEEAKIAVRNIRRDIIDELKKSEKEKHISEDDVKRVQEEIQKITDSFIAKIDDVLHHKEKEIMEV